A single region of the Acidimicrobiales bacterium genome encodes:
- the rpmG gene encoding 50S ribosomal protein L33, protein MASDKRVQVTLECQECKRRNYITTKNKANQRERIEMKKYCRWDRTHTLHKETR, encoded by the coding sequence ATGGCTTCCGACAAGCGCGTGCAGGTCACCCTGGAGTGCCAGGAGTGCAAGCGACGCAACTACATCACCACCAAGAACAAGGCCAACCAGCGCGAGCGGATCGAGATGAAGAAGTACTGCCGCTGGGACCGGACCCACACGCTCCACAAAGAGACGCGGTAG